One Tunturibacter gelidoferens genomic region harbors:
- a CDS encoding recombinase family protein codes for MPRKTLKKIQHSESASSDQAVTYIRVSSKPQEEDGFSLPAQRKLLIDYEHSIALRIVKEFVDIETAKTSGRSAFGQMVKFLQKNPSVKHILVEKTDRLYRNFKDYVLIDELGCTLHLVKDGQVLSPDSRSSEKFIHGIKVVVAKNYIDNLSEEVRKGMTEKAEQGIWPSYAPLGYLNTKLPSGKNGIAQDEIRAKLVRRLFEMYATGNFSLKQLAQWAASARLTFRKSGRPVNKATIQGILHNLIYTGDFEFKDKVYKGIHERIISRELWNEVQSVLDRKYSNCYRVIKHDLPFSGLIRCGHCGCAVIGEIKKGKYIYYHCTGQRGKCPEKYARQEMIEAQFCDAVRRIVLPEPFVGWASDVFRVANADDACLRGEAISRLTAERAKIITRLDAMYIDKLEGRITREIYDRLAGQWKPELDQLERAIEHHQAGSNKSYLSEGMQLLELVKILPELFEQQPPREKRELLKFVISNSAWKEGTLTVTYRQPFDLFTTWRATMNKEPAPKGMKNGQNEIWLLR; via the coding sequence ATGCCAAGAAAGACATTAAAGAAGATCCAGCATTCCGAATCCGCAAGCAGCGACCAAGCTGTAACTTACATCCGCGTTTCGTCGAAACCCCAGGAGGAGGATGGTTTTTCGCTTCCTGCACAGCGCAAATTACTCATCGACTATGAGCATTCTATTGCGCTGAGAATTGTAAAGGAATTCGTTGACATCGAAACTGCCAAGACAAGCGGAAGAAGCGCCTTTGGCCAGATGGTCAAGTTCTTGCAAAAGAATCCTTCAGTAAAACACATCCTCGTAGAGAAAACTGACCGTCTATATCGCAACTTTAAAGACTATGTATTGATTGACGAATTAGGATGCACCCTACACCTCGTAAAAGATGGTCAGGTTCTTTCTCCCGACTCCAGGTCTTCAGAAAAGTTCATTCATGGCATCAAGGTTGTCGTGGCGAAGAACTATATCGATAACCTGAGCGAAGAGGTACGTAAAGGAATGACGGAAAAAGCCGAACAGGGCATTTGGCCTTCGTATGCGCCACTTGGCTACCTTAACACTAAGCTACCCTCCGGCAAAAATGGCATCGCGCAGGACGAGATCAGAGCCAAGCTTGTACGTCGGCTTTTCGAGATGTATGCAACCGGGAATTTCTCGTTGAAGCAACTAGCCCAGTGGGCTGCATCTGCAAGGCTTACTTTTCGCAAGAGTGGCCGTCCCGTAAACAAGGCCACAATTCAAGGTATCCTGCATAACCTGATCTACACAGGTGATTTTGAGTTCAAGGACAAGGTGTACAAGGGTATCCATGAACGTATCATCTCCCGCGAACTCTGGAACGAGGTACAGTCAGTTCTAGACCGTAAGTATTCGAATTGCTACCGAGTGATTAAGCATGATCTTCCGTTTTCGGGTTTGATCCGCTGCGGTCATTGTGGCTGTGCCGTTATCGGCGAAATTAAAAAGGGAAAATATATCTACTACCATTGCACTGGCCAGCGTGGAAAATGCCCCGAGAAGTATGCGCGCCAAGAGATGATTGAGGCTCAGTTCTGCGATGCGGTTCGTAGAATTGTCTTACCAGAACCATTCGTAGGATGGGCAAGTGATGTCTTTCGTGTAGCGAACGCAGATGATGCCTGCCTTCGCGGGGAGGCGATCAGTCGTCTCACCGCAGAAAGGGCGAAGATTATAACACGCCTAGATGCGATGTATATCGATAAACTTGAAGGCCGAATAACCAGAGAAATATATGATCGTCTTGCTGGGCAATGGAAGCCAGAACTGGACCAGCTTGAACGGGCAATCGAACACCACCAAGCAGGCAGCAATAAAAGCTACTTGTCGGAAGGAATGCAGCTGTTGGAACTTGTTAAGATACTGCCAGAATTATTCGAACAGCAGCCGCCACGCGAAAAACGCGAACTTCTCAAATTTGTCATATCGAACTCGGCCTGGAAAGAAGGTACGCTAACTGTGACTTACCGCCAACCGTTTGATTTATTTACCACTTGGAGGGCAACAATGAACAAAGAACCAGCGCCGAAAGGGATGAAAAACGGCCAAAATGAAATATGGCTCCTGAGGTAG
- a CDS encoding IS6 family transposase, whose product MFKRRRFAVDIILVCVRWYCKYGISYRDLAEMMQERGVDVDLSTIMRWVHRYAPELEKRVRWYQGYRATSWRVDETYVKVGGHWKYLFRAVDKHGRLIDFMLMDRRNTRAAHRFLGKALTTMRHWPPSSITTDQLGSYPKAISRLQREGKLSSDAKHRTCKYLNNIIEADHGALKRVIRPTRGFQTMKTAAATMKGFEVMRMIRRGHCLTCKPHVKDEVRFVNKLFDIFDIAA is encoded by the coding sequence ATGTTCAAGCGCCGTCGTTTCGCTGTGGATATCATCCTGGTGTGCGTTCGCTGGTACTGCAAGTATGGGATAAGCTACCGGGATCTGGCGGAGATGATGCAGGAACGCGGCGTAGACGTGGATCTGTCCACGATCATGCGCTGGGTTCATCGCTACGCGCCTGAGCTTGAGAAGCGGGTTCGTTGGTACCAGGGGTACCGTGCGACCTCGTGGCGAGTGGACGAGACCTATGTGAAGGTCGGTGGCCACTGGAAGTACCTGTTCCGGGCCGTCGACAAGCATGGCCGGTTGATCGACTTCATGTTGATGGATCGGCGAAACACCCGTGCGGCCCATCGTTTCCTGGGAAAAGCGCTGACGACAATGCGCCACTGGCCGCCGTCCTCAATCACCACGGACCAACTCGGCTCTTATCCAAAAGCCATTAGCCGGCTGCAACGAGAAGGCAAGCTATCAAGCGATGCCAAGCATCGCACGTGCAAGTATCTGAACAACATCATTGAAGCCGACCACGGCGCACTGAAGCGAGTCATTCGCCCCACGCGAGGCTTTCAGACAATGAAGACGGCCGCCGCTACGATGAAGGGGTTCGAGGTGATGCGGATGATCCGCCGAGGACATTGCCTCACGTGCAAGCCGCATGTTAAAGACGAGGTGCGCTTCGTAAACAAGCTGTTCGACATCTTCGATATCGCTGCCTGA
- a CDS encoding IS110 family transposase encodes MIIVGVDYHPSVQQVAFLDTETGETGERRLSHSDGEAERFYRDLQRRQVKVRVGIEATGHARWFERLLAELKFELWIGDQARIKAARVRKQKTDRQDAQLLLRLLIEGRFPRIWVPSPENRDLRQLIWHRHRLVQMRTRAMNQIQAAAMNEGVRRKKTLWSKTGRRQLEALPLAPWSTRRRQDLLELVDRLNTTIDELTAAAEEEARKRPEVLRLMTHPGVGPITALAFVLVLGSPDRFGCGHQIGSYLGLIPCEDSSADRQRLGHITKQGSSLLRFLLVEAAQAAVRWDPDWRRRFVHLAMRRDRRIAEVAMARKLAVSLYWMWRKGFDYPQTLQFGSHAGEPGYVHGVK; translated from the coding sequence ATGATCATTGTAGGAGTGGATTATCATCCAAGCGTTCAGCAGGTAGCGTTTTTAGATACGGAGACGGGCGAGACCGGCGAACGGCGACTGAGCCACAGCGATGGAGAGGCAGAGCGTTTCTATCGCGATCTACAGCGAAGACAGGTCAAGGTGCGTGTTGGGATAGAGGCCACCGGACATGCACGTTGGTTTGAGCGATTGCTGGCAGAGTTGAAGTTCGAGCTGTGGATTGGGGATCAGGCCAGGATCAAGGCAGCACGGGTACGCAAGCAAAAGACCGACCGGCAGGATGCTCAGTTATTGCTTAGGCTACTGATAGAGGGTCGCTTTCCCCGGATCTGGGTCCCGAGTCCGGAGAACCGTGATCTACGCCAGCTAATCTGGCATCGGCATCGCCTGGTGCAGATGCGCACGCGGGCCATGAACCAAATCCAGGCTGCAGCGATGAACGAGGGAGTACGGCGCAAAAAGACACTGTGGAGCAAGACCGGACGAAGGCAACTGGAGGCACTCCCGCTTGCTCCGTGGTCCACACGGCGCCGACAGGACCTGCTGGAGTTGGTGGATCGATTGAACACAACTATCGACGAGCTTACCGCAGCAGCCGAGGAGGAGGCACGCAAACGGCCCGAGGTACTACGGCTGATGACGCATCCCGGCGTGGGGCCCATCACCGCACTGGCCTTTGTGTTGGTGCTTGGATCTCCGGATCGCTTCGGTTGCGGCCATCAGATAGGTAGCTATCTGGGCCTCATTCCCTGTGAGGACTCAAGCGCCGATCGTCAACGACTGGGGCACATCACCAAACAAGGAAGTTCTCTGTTGCGCTTTCTACTGGTGGAGGCAGCCCAGGCTGCTGTCCGCTGGGACCCCGACTGGCGACGTCGCTTCGTTCATCTGGCCATGCGTCGCGACCGTCGCATCGCTGAGGTTGCCATGGCACGCAAACTGGCCGTCAGCCTCTACTGGATGTGGCGTAAGGGATTCGATTACCCACAGACTTTGCAGTTCGGTTCGCACGCGGGAGAGCCTGGATACGTCCATGGTGTGAAGTAA
- a CDS encoding extracellular solute-binding protein, which translates to MGLTIGICKVSWPRSTKTARIVCILLFSLILHGEHPLSKESVTVTFVDPEWSHDLTEHTVVADDRLKDFTQETGIGVKHLPTPETTLDQLDLVRKLLRQGSSTPDVSGVDVIWPGVLSEELMDLKPYLATELSSINADVAASYTVKGKLVAAPYHSDIGVLFYRRDLLRRYGYATPPRTWDELEQMAARIQKGERARGQKDFWGFLWPGAAGEGLTCNALEWQVSEGGGRIIEADGNISVNNPDAIRSWQRAAHWIGWISPPFVTSLQEWDAINDFYHRGTSAFYRGWARTYLLSVRDIPSVRDTIAITSIPAGKNAQAATLGGFGLGLSRSSRHSAEALHLIRFLIHREIEIEEARADYESRNWPELYDPTAILRAKRSSAETGKQQVSGVVARPSTVAGEKYEEVSRAYIQAVHSVLLGQSRAPEAAASLERELVRITGFKTGPPSRNRVPTQKSLGRVSGARPAAASTTASAHDSLK; encoded by the coding sequence ATGGGCCTCACGATCGGTATTTGTAAAGTCTCATGGCCGCGTTCGACGAAGACTGCCAGGATCGTGTGCATTCTCCTCTTCTCTTTGATTCTTCATGGAGAGCATCCACTATCTAAGGAATCCGTGACGGTCACGTTCGTCGACCCAGAGTGGTCGCACGACCTGACCGAACATACTGTCGTCGCAGACGACAGATTGAAGGATTTCACGCAGGAGACGGGAATTGGTGTCAAGCATCTGCCGACCCCGGAGACCACGTTAGACCAGTTAGACCTGGTCCGGAAGCTACTCCGACAGGGAAGCTCCACTCCGGACGTGTCGGGTGTCGATGTGATCTGGCCCGGAGTTTTGAGCGAAGAATTGATGGACCTGAAGCCGTATTTGGCGACGGAACTCTCTTCGATCAACGCCGATGTCGCCGCCAGTTACACGGTCAAGGGGAAACTGGTCGCCGCGCCTTACCATTCCGATATCGGAGTCCTATTTTACCGAAGGGATTTGCTCCGACGGTATGGGTACGCGACGCCGCCCCGTACGTGGGACGAACTCGAGCAAATGGCCGCCAGGATCCAGAAGGGCGAGCGCGCCAGAGGCCAAAAAGATTTTTGGGGATTTCTATGGCCAGGTGCGGCCGGCGAAGGCTTGACCTGTAACGCCCTGGAATGGCAGGTCTCTGAAGGTGGGGGGCGTATCATCGAAGCCGACGGCAACATTAGCGTGAATAATCCTGATGCGATCCGCAGTTGGCAACGCGCAGCCCATTGGATAGGCTGGATCTCGCCCCCGTTCGTGACCTCTCTCCAGGAATGGGATGCCATCAACGACTTTTACCACAGGGGAACGTCCGCTTTTTATCGTGGGTGGGCGCGGACTTATCTTCTCAGCGTCCGCGATATTCCGTCGGTTCGAGACACGATCGCAATCACGAGCATTCCCGCGGGAAAGAATGCGCAAGCAGCGACGTTGGGCGGTTTTGGACTCGGGCTTTCGCGATCGTCAAGGCACAGTGCTGAGGCGCTGCACCTGATCCGATTTTTGATCCATCGAGAGATCGAGATCGAAGAGGCGCGCGCGGACTACGAGTCACGGAACTGGCCGGAGTTGTATGATCCGACCGCGATCCTGCGAGCAAAACGAAGTTCGGCCGAAACCGGGAAACAGCAGGTGAGCGGCGTAGTCGCTCGACCCTCTACAGTTGCAGGAGAAAAATACGAAGAAGTTTCGCGAGCTTATATTCAGGCAGTGCACTCTGTGTTGCTGGGACAAAGCAGGGCGCCAGAGGCTGCGGCATCGCTGGAACGGGAATTGGTGCGGATCACCGGTTTCAAAACAGGACCGCCGAGCCGGAACCGCGTTCCGACGCAGAAGAGCTTAGGCAGGGTCTCCGGCGCGCGGCCGGCTGCCGCTTCAACGACTGCGTCAGCGCACGATTCCTTGAAGTAG